A window of Methanolobus sediminis contains these coding sequences:
- a CDS encoding beta-ribofuranosylaminobenzene 5'-phosphate synthase: protein MITIKSPSRLHLTLIDLNAQLGRVDGGAGISIESPHVIISAEKSDTIEVIGDSFLAERMISAVKQVLPEGEGISLKIEEDMLAHVGFGSGTQAALSAAAAVNELYGLGKSVRELAISVGRGGTSGIGVASFEMGGFIVDGGHKFSDKGSFSPSSASRADPAPVLFRNDFPDWNIVLALPDTTGAHDAKEVNIFQKECPIPLSEVQELSHIILMKMMPAIMEQDIEAFGYCINHIQSLGFKQREVALQHQVVRDVMTLMQDNGAYGAGMSSFGPAVYGIVGNPEDAVYLQEDVQELLDRTIGGKVLVTKANNTGAEIRRV from the coding sequence ATGATTACTATTAAGTCCCCATCAAGACTTCATCTGACTCTTATTGATCTTAATGCGCAACTTGGAAGAGTGGATGGAGGCGCAGGAATTTCGATAGAATCTCCGCATGTTATTATATCTGCGGAGAAATCAGATACTATTGAAGTCATAGGGGATTCATTCCTTGCTGAAAGGATGATCAGTGCTGTAAAGCAGGTCCTTCCTGAAGGCGAGGGTATCAGCCTTAAAATTGAAGAAGATATGCTGGCACACGTCGGTTTTGGATCCGGAACCCAGGCCGCGCTCTCTGCCGCTGCGGCTGTGAATGAATTGTATGGTCTTGGTAAGAGTGTAAGGGAACTTGCAATTTCAGTTGGACGCGGTGGGACATCCGGCATTGGTGTTGCATCATTTGAGATGGGTGGATTCATAGTTGATGGAGGCCACAAGTTCAGTGACAAAGGTTCTTTCTCCCCTTCATCCGCAAGCAGGGCAGACCCGGCTCCGGTGCTTTTCAGAAATGATTTTCCGGACTGGAACATAGTGCTTGCACTTCCTGACACTACAGGGGCACATGATGCCAAAGAAGTCAATATTTTCCAGAAAGAGTGTCCAATCCCTCTGAGTGAAGTTCAGGAACTCTCTCATATTATTCTTATGAAAATGATGCCTGCTATCATGGAGCAGGACATTGAAGCTTTTGGTTATTGCATAAACCACATACAGAGTCTTGGTTTTAAACAGCGGGAGGTTGCACTTCAGCATCAGGTTGTGAGGGATGTTATGACCCTGATGCAGGACAACGGTGCCTACGGTGCAGGTATGAGTTCATTCGGACCGGCTGTTTACGGAATTGTTGGGAACCCTGAAGATGCTGTTTATTTGCAGGAAGATGTGCAGGAACTTCTTGACAGAACAATAGGTGGTAAGGTTCTGGTTACCAAGGCAAACAACACCGGTGCAGAGATAAGGAGGGTCTAA
- a CDS encoding B12-binding domain-containing protein → MSQEKTISQIIDEAKKSILDFDENGAENAANEALKLGYDINEIIDKGFLEGMKAIGDMFEEGNACLTHIFAAADTMDAGLAVFQDCEEYNKLSKNMAVELVGEGQRDEKIDVLEIMFRINGYDVVEIPDNVPIVDFLEKDEAFDKIPDSCKEEIMAKVAAHPGVTTFQLCEM, encoded by the coding sequence TTGTCTCAGGAAAAAACTATTTCACAAATAATAGATGAAGCAAAAAAATCCATACTGGATTTTGATGAGAATGGCGCAGAAAACGCAGCAAATGAAGCCCTTAAGTTGGGTTATGATATAAACGAGATTATTGATAAGGGATTTCTCGAAGGCATGAAAGCAATTGGGGACATGTTTGAAGAGGGAAATGCATGTCTCACACATATTTTTGCAGCAGCCGACACTATGGATGCAGGGCTTGCTGTATTTCAGGATTGTGAGGAATATAATAAACTTAGCAAGAACATGGCAGTTGAACTTGTAGGTGAAGGACAGAGAGATGAAAAAATCGATGTACTTGAAATAATGTTCAGGATAAACGGCTATGATGTAGTTGAAATTCCAGACAATGTTCCTATTGTGGATTTCCTTGAAAAGGATGAAGCTTTTGATAAGATTCCTGATTCCTGCAAGGAAGAAATTATGGCAAAGGTCGCTGCTCATCCTGGCGTGACAACTTTCCAGCTATGTGAAATGTAA
- a CDS encoding NOP5/NOP56 family protein, whose protein sequence is MQESSKENPQSVPLQRADLRDAALECGFVELDEDYDILLRDVCIRAAKSQISQTDTDDSRIIQAVEALDDIDKNVNELSERLFEWYGRYFPELEMTGEELARFVSAYGSRTNVPEDHEMSKKASSSMGAELLFADEELLRTFANNICSLYDTRRYIENYINTSMGSVAPNLCEIAGASLGARLMSMAGSLEKLAAFPSSTVQVIGASRALFKHLRSRAPSPKHGIIFNNSVIKNAPWWQRGKLARALAAKISLAARTDFYSGELEPSIKEALDKKLESIRHANPNPPERKPQTKPQGKGGNRKGRGRKKNKKSGGSN, encoded by the coding sequence TTGCAGGAAAGTTCAAAGGAGAATCCACAGTCTGTTCCATTACAGAGGGCCGATCTGAGAGATGCTGCACTGGAATGTGGTTTTGTAGAGCTTGATGAGGATTATGATATTCTGCTTCGTGATGTATGTATAAGAGCTGCAAAGAGCCAGATATCACAAACCGATACTGATGATTCAAGAATTATCCAGGCGGTTGAGGCGCTGGATGATATCGATAAGAACGTGAATGAGTTGAGCGAGCGCTTGTTCGAGTGGTACGGAAGGTATTTCCCGGAGCTTGAAATGACAGGTGAGGAGCTTGCAAGATTTGTTTCTGCTTACGGTTCAAGGACAAATGTTCCTGAGGACCATGAAATGTCTAAGAAGGCATCAAGTTCAATGGGTGCTGAACTCCTGTTTGCAGATGAGGAGCTTCTGAGGACTTTTGCAAACAACATATGTAGCCTGTACGACACACGCAGGTATATCGAGAATTACATTAATACAAGCATGGGCTCAGTGGCACCGAACCTTTGCGAGATCGCTGGAGCATCACTTGGTGCCCGCCTGATGAGTATGGCAGGAAGCCTTGAGAAGCTGGCGGCTTTCCCATCCAGCACGGTGCAGGTGATTGGTGCAAGCAGGGCGCTTTTCAAGCATCTCCGCTCCCGGGCACCGTCCCCAAAACATGGAATTATCTTTAACAATTCTGTTATCAAGAATGCGCCCTGGTGGCAGAGAGGAAAACTTGCAAGGGCACTTGCAGCTAAGATAAGCCTTGCTGCAAGGACTGATTTCTATTCCGGTGAACTGGAACCTTCCATAAAGGAAGCCCTCGATAAGAAACTGGAAAGCATAAGACATGCAAACCCAAATCCTCCTGAGAGAAAACCGCAAACAAAACCTCAGGGTAAAGGCGGAAATCGCAAAGGAAGAGGACGGAAGAAAAACAAAAAGTCAGGGGGTAGTAACTGA
- a CDS encoding type IV pilin N-terminal domain-containing protein: MVGKNFTVLDYEAGTSPILGVVLMLFLTILLAGITVSAVYSDDLSTSLSSAPMAGIKAESEGSLVYPVNFSKSFLYLEHVGGDPLYVESTSIIITGDGKSYQGVVPTGTWHEGDITIIYENLMSAGKLAKYSANNPDLSDGIWSVGEKLILNGPDSIDGGPSSTVLVHINGVTDTANNYGLKENSIVTIKVFDIQTQRLIAECKCEVTPAE, encoded by the coding sequence GTGGTTGGAAAAAATTTTACGGTATTGGATTATGAGGCTGGCACGTCACCTATACTGGGCGTTGTGCTAATGCTTTTTCTCACAATACTACTGGCAGGTATTACGGTCTCGGCTGTTTATAGTGATGATCTCAGTACATCACTTTCGAGCGCTCCAATGGCAGGTATAAAGGCAGAATCAGAAGGTTCTCTTGTTTATCCTGTGAATTTTAGTAAAAGCTTCCTTTACCTTGAACATGTGGGTGGTGATCCTTTGTACGTAGAATCAACAAGTATTATCATTACCGGGGACGGAAAAAGCTATCAGGGTGTGGTTCCCACAGGAACATGGCATGAAGGTGATATTACTATCATTTATGAAAACCTCATGTCCGCTGGAAAGCTTGCTAAGTATTCTGCAAATAATCCTGATCTTTCAGATGGCATATGGTCTGTAGGTGAAAAACTCATACTAAACGGCCCAGACAGTATTGATGGAGGCCCGTCTTCCACAGTATTGGTACACATAAACGGAGTCACAGATACTGCTAATAATTATGGTTTGAAAGAGAATAGTATAGTAACTATCAAAGTGTTTGACATTCAAACGCAGCGCTTAATTGCTGAATGTAAATGTGAGGTTACCCCTGCGGAATGA
- a CDS encoding isocitrate/isopropylmalate dehydrogenase family protein, translated as MTQYKIPVIPGDGIGPEIIAEGRKVIDAAGEKFGFDVDWVEYPHGADHYLETGELISEDSLKELSGYKGIYLGSIGDDRIAPGVLEKGILLAARFYFDQYINLRPIKLLDGVWCPIKDKTPADIDFTVVRENTEDFYIGIGGRAKSGASKDLLEVHRTLYNAKFGLDIETDSEEIGYQIGMISKEGTQRVINYAFDLAEKSKKHVSSVDKANVLSDIYGFWREEFNSVAAKHPDVKTDFNYVDAMTMWFVKNPEWFDVVVTPNMFGDIITDLGAMVQGGLGLAPGGNINPEGTSMFEPIHGSAPKYKGQNKVNPIATIWAGAMLIEQMGEKEAADAIVSAIETNIREAKVQTYDMGGSAGTSDVGDDIARIVLGK; from the coding sequence ATGACACAGTATAAAATACCTGTAATACCAGGAGACGGTATAGGACCTGAGATCATTGCCGAAGGGCGTAAGGTAATTGATGCTGCAGGTGAGAAATTCGGTTTTGATGTTGACTGGGTGGAGTACCCACACGGAGCAGACCACTATCTTGAAACAGGGGAACTTATTTCTGAGGATTCCCTGAAAGAGCTTTCAGGCTACAAAGGCATTTACCTTGGTTCCATCGGAGATGACAGAATTGCACCGGGAGTACTTGAAAAAGGTATCCTGCTTGCTGCAAGGTTCTATTTCGACCAGTACATCAACCTTCGTCCGATCAAGCTCCTTGATGGTGTATGGTGCCCAATTAAGGACAAGACTCCTGCAGATATTGACTTTACAGTTGTAAGGGAAAACACTGAAGACTTCTACATAGGCATTGGAGGACGTGCAAAGTCAGGTGCAAGCAAGGATCTCCTTGAAGTTCACAGGACACTCTACAATGCAAAGTTCGGTCTTGACATCGAGACTGACAGCGAAGAGATCGGATACCAGATCGGTATGATCTCAAAGGAAGGCACACAGAGAGTTATCAACTATGCATTCGATCTTGCTGAGAAGAGTAAGAAGCACGTATCATCAGTTGACAAGGCAAACGTCCTTTCAGACATATACGGATTCTGGAGAGAGGAGTTCAACTCAGTTGCTGCAAAGCACCCTGATGTAAAGACAGACTTCAACTATGTTGATGCAATGACCATGTGGTTCGTCAAGAATCCTGAGTGGTTCGATGTTGTTGTAACTCCAAACATGTTCGGTGACATTATCACTGACCTTGGTGCAATGGTACAGGGCGGTCTCGGACTTGCACCTGGAGGAAACATCAACCCTGAAGGTACAAGTATGTTCGAGCCAATCCACGGTTCAGCACCAAAGTACAAGGGACAGAACAAGGTCAATCCTATAGCAACTATCTGGGCAGGCGCAATGCTCATTGAACAGATGGGTGAGAAGGAAGCTGCAGATGCTATTGTCTCTGCAATTGAAACTAACATTCGTGAAGCAAAGGTCCAGACATATGACATGGGCGGTTCAGCAGGTACTTCCGATGTTGGTGACGATATCGCAAGAATTGTTCTTGGAAAGTAA
- a CDS encoding DUF2953 domain-containing protein — translation MLSILTVILLLIVFLVLLVLFAAIDVVFNVKGTGVSVEHTVVVHWLLFSRQVSPELEDEVNDGHSDDDFPEEFKDAEKYVTEKVKGHFQESGEKEKKKKSIDMTYSEMIRTFRQLRTPVIRFIKGLIYAIKIPYARVNAVYGFPDPSYTGIACGYSHALMAYLACNFENLRVNLEPDFVDSRIEFDMSGKFRIRLYRFIPVILRFVFNRSVLSFSWSFFIKKYYRKSSGNL, via the coding sequence ATGCTATCGATCCTAACGGTGATACTGCTTCTTATTGTATTTTTAGTTCTCTTAGTCCTGTTTGCCGCAATAGATGTTGTTTTCAATGTGAAGGGTACCGGTGTTTCAGTTGAACACACTGTTGTTGTTCACTGGTTATTATTTTCCAGACAGGTGAGTCCAGAGCTGGAAGATGAGGTTAATGATGGGCATTCAGATGACGATTTTCCTGAAGAATTCAAAGATGCAGAAAAATATGTTACAGAAAAGGTAAAAGGACATTTTCAGGAATCCGGTGAAAAAGAGAAAAAGAAAAAGTCAATTGATATGACCTATTCAGAGATGATACGGACTTTCAGGCAACTGAGGACGCCTGTAATTAGATTTATCAAGGGACTTATCTATGCTATAAAGATTCCTTATGCCAGGGTAAATGCAGTGTATGGATTCCCTGATCCATCATATACTGGTATTGCATGTGGATATTCTCATGCATTAATGGCTTATCTTGCATGTAATTTTGAAAACCTTAGGGTGAATCTTGAACCGGATTTTGTGGATAGCAGGATTGAATTTGATATGTCCGGCAAGTTCCGTATAAGATTGTATCGTTTTATTCCTGTTATTTTGAGATTTGTATTTAACAGGAGTGTGTTGAGCTTTTCATGGAGCTTTTTTATTAAAAAATATTACAGAAAATCAAGTGGTAATCTTTAA
- a CDS encoding 4Fe-4S binding protein produces MVAIITVDECVGCGTCVDECPAEAIALNGDNIAIVDAGECLDCGACVDVCPTDAIAME; encoded by the coding sequence ATGGTAGCAATTATTACTGTCGATGAATGCGTAGGATGCGGAACATGTGTAGACGAGTGCCCAGCAGAGGCAATTGCACTCAACGGTGACAACATTGCAATCGTAGATGCAGGCGAGTGCCTTGACTGCGGTGCATGTGTTGACGTCTGCCCAACAGACGCAATCGCAATGGAATAA
- a CDS encoding ATP-dependent DNA helicase, whose amino-acid sequence MSGKTGYMKYFPKETCYPNQQDAMDKIHASLINKEIILFEGACGTGKTLSALAPSLNVGKQLQKTVIIATNVHQQMVQFINEAREIKQTNDLKVAVVKGKATMCPNETDYEECRLKRENTFELLETERELALKKQEMKSAYENYKKSKDPALVALRDALSKELDVAEEKSKELRKRSCNYLYEVLRYDGEAFRQWLFDDVRTPEEVNDYAFQKGMCGYELLKRELKHAELVICNFHHVLNSDIFMTVLNWLEKEPQDVIVIFDEAHNIESAARSHSSITITEHTLEKAIAEIEANLDIMPDGGIHNLLKILTSVMQDIYNNRFKFGERERVGRHWYDMRISDPYERNDMVRGKFLKQALDAGFGDEAAIQATLSEASAFGAMLDENYREQYKKGLTGVLKRSHIRYAADFLSSYLVLSNNLNYYPVLNVRRDLNDEIYGRIELFTCIPKNVTEPLFDSVFSAVLMSATLRPFDMVKSTLGIARPTCELSYGTSFPEDRRLTLSVSVPPLFAKTRDDPQTLQAVEEVIFDSIEQTEGNVIIFFQSSFEARRYYGKLESRLSVPVFLDEVGVSSQEIREDFFRMGESGGKAVLVSYLWGTLSEGIDYRDGRGRTVIIVGVGYPALNDRMNAVESAYDHTFGFGAGWEFAVQVPTIRKIRQAMGRVVRSPVDYGVRILLDGRFTTEAPKKFGKFSVFEMFPDDERDEFIDVDPEKVKYSLMNFFQDNAE is encoded by the coding sequence ATGAGCGGCAAAACCGGATACATGAAATATTTCCCAAAGGAAACCTGCTACCCGAATCAGCAGGATGCAATGGATAAGATCCATGCTTCTCTCATTAATAAGGAGATCATACTTTTTGAAGGAGCATGTGGTACAGGCAAGACTCTCAGTGCACTGGCACCTTCACTTAATGTGGGAAAACAACTTCAGAAAACCGTGATTATTGCAACGAACGTTCATCAGCAGATGGTCCAGTTCATCAATGAGGCCCGGGAAATAAAACAGACAAACGACCTGAAGGTTGCAGTGGTAAAAGGTAAAGCCACAATGTGCCCAAATGAGACTGATTATGAGGAATGCAGGCTCAAGCGTGAGAACACATTTGAACTTCTGGAAACCGAAAGGGAACTTGCTCTTAAAAAGCAGGAAATGAAGTCTGCATATGAGAACTATAAAAAGTCAAAGGACCCTGCTCTTGTAGCATTGCGTGATGCGCTTTCCAAGGAGCTTGATGTTGCAGAGGAAAAATCAAAGGAGCTTCGCAAGCGTTCATGTAACTACCTATATGAAGTGCTGCGCTATGATGGGGAAGCTTTCAGGCAGTGGCTTTTCGATGATGTACGCACACCTGAAGAGGTCAATGATTATGCTTTCCAGAAAGGCATGTGTGGTTACGAGCTACTGAAACGTGAACTGAAACATGCAGAGCTTGTGATATGTAATTTCCATCATGTGCTAAATTCAGATATTTTCATGACCGTGCTCAACTGGCTTGAAAAGGAGCCACAGGATGTTATTGTTATCTTTGACGAGGCACACAATATCGAATCTGCAGCAAGGTCACATTCATCTATTACAATAACCGAGCACACGCTGGAAAAAGCAATTGCAGAGATCGAGGCAAATCTTGATATTATGCCGGATGGCGGAATCCATAATCTGCTAAAGATCCTGACAAGTGTAATGCAGGATATCTATAACAACCGTTTCAAATTCGGAGAACGTGAGCGTGTAGGGAGACACTGGTATGATATGCGCATCAGTGATCCTTATGAACGTAATGATATGGTTAGGGGTAAATTCCTGAAACAAGCGCTGGATGCAGGTTTTGGCGATGAAGCCGCAATCCAGGCAACCCTTTCTGAAGCAAGCGCTTTTGGAGCTATGCTTGATGAGAACTACCGTGAGCAGTATAAGAAAGGACTTACAGGTGTCCTGAAACGATCCCACATAAGGTATGCGGCAGACTTCCTTTCATCTTACCTTGTTCTATCAAATAACCTGAACTATTATCCGGTATTGAATGTGAGGCGTGACCTCAATGATGAGATATACGGCCGTATCGAACTTTTCACATGTATCCCGAAGAATGTAACTGAGCCTTTGTTTGATTCGGTCTTTTCAGCGGTGTTGATGTCAGCAACTCTGCGACCATTTGATATGGTTAAGTCTACACTTGGAATAGCAAGACCAACATGTGAACTATCTTACGGAACTTCGTTCCCTGAGGATAGAAGGCTGACTCTTTCAGTTTCAGTTCCACCTTTGTTTGCAAAGACAAGAGATGACCCGCAGACCCTACAGGCAGTTGAGGAAGTAATCTTCGATTCCATTGAACAGACAGAAGGTAATGTGATCATCTTTTTCCAGAGTTCGTTTGAAGCAAGGCGTTACTACGGTAAACTGGAATCCCGTCTGAGTGTCCCGGTTTTCCTTGATGAGGTGGGTGTGTCATCCCAGGAGATCAGGGAAGATTTCTTCAGGATGGGGGAATCGGGTGGAAAAGCAGTTCTGGTCTCGTATCTCTGGGGAACTCTCAGTGAAGGAATTGATTACCGTGATGGCAGGGGAAGAACTGTAATTATAGTAGGTGTCGGTTATCCTGCCCTGAATGACAGGATGAATGCTGTGGAATCTGCTTATGACCATACTTTTGGGTTTGGTGCTGGCTGGGAATTTGCAGTGCAGGTGCCGACTATCCGTAAGATCCGTCAGGCAATGGGGCGAGTTGTGCGTTCTCCGGTTGATTATGGAGTAAGGATTCTTCTTGATGGCAGGTTCACTACTGAAGCACCGAAGAAGTTCGGTAAATTCTCCGTGTTTGAGATGTTCCCTGATGATGAGAGGGATGAATTCATTGATGTTGATCCTGAAAAAGTCAAATATTCCCTTATGAACTTCTTCCAGGATAATGCAGAATAA
- a CDS encoding GerW family sporulation protein: MALEDLMKEVSSELERLVSTKTVVGEAMIVGETTIIPVTKVSFGFGTGGGEGKKTGEEEGFGGGGGAGAKIEPVAFIVISAEGTKLMTMSGQTDFGKILESVPGLIEKVKSMKKSKKDDSCEGDGPCEGSEESSED; this comes from the coding sequence ATGGCATTAGAAGATTTAATGAAAGAAGTATCCTCAGAACTTGAAAGACTTGTGAGCACAAAGACCGTGGTAGGGGAAGCCATGATCGTAGGCGAGACCACCATCATTCCTGTCACCAAGGTTTCATTTGGATTTGGAACTGGCGGCGGCGAGGGTAAGAAAACAGGTGAAGAAGAAGGTTTTGGCGGCGGCGGTGGAGCCGGTGCAAAGATTGAGCCTGTTGCATTTATTGTGATATCTGCTGAAGGCACAAAACTCATGACCATGTCAGGACAGACTGATTTTGGAAAGATCCTTGAATCAGTTCCGGGACTCATTGAGAAAGTCAAGTCCATGAAGAAGTCAAAGAAAGATGACAGTTGTGAAGGCGATGGACCCTGCGAGGGTTCAGAAGAGTCTTCAGAAGACTGA
- a CDS encoding fibrillarin-like rRNA/tRNA 2'-O-methyltransferase, translating to MMSARELSSGIYELDIDDRKMLATRNMIPGMSVYGERLITDDGTEYRQWDPSRSKLGAMVLKNFDIPLEADSIVLYLGAASGTTVSHVSDILTDGLVYAVEFSPRTMRDLIQLCDQRPNIIPILADANKPQSYAHIVEKADVIFQDVAQPNQAEIAAINSKYFLEEHGHLMLSIKSRSIDTVASPKKIFKEEVRKLESGFDIEFEVLERKELDPFHEDHLGLVAKMFVDDD from the coding sequence CTGATGTCGGCAAGAGAGTTATCCAGCGGTATCTATGAACTGGATATCGATGACAGGAAGATGCTTGCAACAAGGAATATGATTCCAGGAATGAGTGTCTACGGTGAGCGTCTCATCACAGATGATGGCACAGAATACCGCCAGTGGGACCCCAGCAGGAGCAAGCTCGGAGCCATGGTGCTCAAGAATTTCGATATTCCTCTTGAAGCAGATTCCATAGTACTCTATCTCGGTGCAGCTTCAGGAACAACAGTAAGTCACGTTTCCGACATTCTTACAGACGGCCTCGTCTACGCAGTTGAGTTCTCCCCACGCACCATGCGTGACCTTATTCAGCTCTGCGACCAGCGTCCGAACATAATTCCTATTCTTGCAGATGCCAACAAACCACAGTCCTATGCTCACATAGTGGAAAAAGCGGATGTAATCTTCCAGGACGTTGCCCAGCCCAACCAGGCTGAGATCGCAGCTATCAATTCAAAATACTTCTTAGAAGAACACGGCCACCTGATGCTCTCCATCAAGTCAAGAAGCATCGACACCGTAGCCAGCCCGAAAAAGATATTCAAGGAAGAGGTCCGCAAACTTGAAAGCGGCTTTGACATTGAGTTTGAGGTGCTGGAAAGAAAGGAGCTTGATCCTTTCCACGAAGATCATCTGGGTCTTGTGGCAAAGATGTTTGTGGATGATGATTGA
- the pyrH gene encoding UMP kinase encodes MLIVLSVGGSILAKELNPDSFKGYAEALKELAKEHELIIVTGGGVAARDYINVARSTGANEVECDYIGIDITRLNAKLLISALGDAAYPEPPKDYKEAQDKLSSGKILVMGGVIPGQTTDAVAAILTEYLGANLLVIATAVDGVYSADPRKDPDAVKYETMTAKELVGTVMTTEMKAGSKSPVDPLAAKIIERCNIETIVMDGSNPQDVLKVIRDESGKTDKKAVYLGTRIIN; translated from the coding sequence ATGTTAATCGTATTATCAGTCGGTGGATCCATACTGGCTAAAGAACTTAACCCTGATAGTTTTAAGGGATATGCTGAAGCTCTTAAAGAACTTGCAAAAGAGCATGAACTTATAATAGTTACAGGAGGCGGTGTTGCTGCAAGAGATTATATCAACGTTGCACGAAGTACCGGTGCCAATGAAGTCGAATGTGACTATATTGGAATAGACATAACCCGCCTAAATGCAAAGCTTCTGATCTCTGCACTTGGTGATGCTGCCTATCCGGAGCCACCAAAGGACTATAAGGAAGCACAGGACAAACTCTCCTCTGGCAAGATCCTTGTAATGGGAGGAGTCATTCCCGGACAGACAACTGATGCAGTAGCAGCGATCCTTACAGAATACCTGGGTGCCAACCTTCTTGTAATAGCAACAGCAGTTGACGGAGTATATTCTGCAGACCCACGCAAAGACCCTGATGCAGTTAAGTATGAAACAATGACAGCTAAAGAGCTTGTAGGCACTGTGATGACAACAGAGATGAAAGCCGGCTCTAAATCACCTGTAGACCCTCTTGCTGCAAAGATAATTGAGCGTTGCAATATCGAGACAATTGTAATGGATGGCAGCAATCCACAGGATGTGCTGAAAGTCATTCGTGATGAAAGCGGAAAGACCGACAAAAAAGCTGTTTATTTAGGCACAAGGATCATTAACTGA